A genomic stretch from Deinococcus cellulosilyticus NBRC 106333 = KACC 11606 includes:
- a CDS encoding replication initiator protein A: MAKKEPINLRRFDELNLARLGLISVQRTIPENLTRWEVEHETDGRVVRVVCAGTTEYGGVPHGIDNDISAAIINLFIESGSPEDGALTFTTYQLLRAAGLSTSVRYYNLARESLLRLYSSSYLITEGWRDHPKRRWVTVGFRYVEKIEFTSADGDTLDGRSIIRVVLPKELVHSIRAGYIKPLDLQFMRSLEQPTTRALFRLLDAQRVDPEDPSRTVQVLQVDLLEWAEMCKLVLPTAHRIRRALEPAHEELIAKGYLASVSYSGRGKKQHITYAFAQGVLSYPISQEFVDLLIENGVAESRARDLVRQYGEQVREASTRMENMLKSGFRPRNRAGFLVDLLTNPGKYALDAENQAALDQETPRLELDRQVATAEQTEQQRLRQEYSQMTPEQRGEHVVRTLNLLIRSALKPLEYDLLQDAVVQGEVDGFQLIREASTAVIQKKLNVFVDAIRKLLY, from the coding sequence ATGGCCAAGAAAGAACCCATCAACCTCCGCCGCTTTGATGAACTGAACCTGGCCCGCCTGGGACTGATCAGTGTTCAAAGGACCATTCCAGAAAACCTCACCCGCTGGGAAGTGGAACACGAAACAGACGGACGCGTGGTTCGTGTTGTCTGTGCAGGGACAACAGAATATGGTGGTGTCCCACACGGCATCGACAATGACATCAGCGCTGCCATCATCAACCTGTTCATCGAATCGGGCAGCCCTGAGGATGGTGCACTGACGTTCACCACCTACCAGTTGCTGCGGGCTGCCGGGCTCAGCACCAGCGTCAGGTATTACAATCTGGCACGTGAAAGTTTGCTGCGCCTGTACTCCTCAAGCTACCTGATCACCGAAGGCTGGAGGGACCATCCCAAGCGCCGCTGGGTGACCGTGGGCTTCCGGTACGTTGAAAAAATTGAATTCACCTCTGCAGATGGAGACACCCTGGATGGCCGCTCGATCATCCGGGTGGTGTTGCCCAAGGAGCTGGTGCACAGCATCCGTGCCGGTTACATCAAACCCCTGGACCTGCAATTCATGCGCTCCCTGGAACAGCCCACCACCAGGGCGCTTTTTCGCCTGCTGGACGCCCAGCGTGTGGACCCTGAAGATCCTTCCAGAACGGTGCAGGTGCTGCAGGTGGACCTGCTGGAATGGGCCGAAATGTGCAAACTGGTGCTTCCCACCGCCCACCGCATCCGCCGGGCCCTGGAACCTGCCCATGAAGAACTGATCGCCAAAGGTTACCTCGCCAGTGTTTCTTATTCTGGACGTGGAAAAAAGCAGCACATCACCTACGCTTTCGCCCAGGGGGTCCTGTCCTACCCCATCTCGCAGGAATTTGTGGACCTGCTGATCGAAAATGGCGTGGCAGAAAGCCGTGCCCGGGATCTGGTGCGGCAATACGGGGAGCAGGTGCGGGAGGCCTCCACCCGCATGGAAAACATGCTGAAATCCGGTTTCCGTCCGCGCAACCGTGCAGGGTTTCTGGTGGATTTGCTGACCAATCCTGGAAAGTACGCTCTGGACGCAGAGAACCAGGCGGCCCTTGATCAGGAAACCCCCAGGCTGGAACTGGACCGCCAGGTGGCGACCGCTGAGCAGACCGAGCAGCAACGCCTGCGTCAGGAGTACAGCCAGATGACCCCTGAGCAGCGTGGAGAGCATGTGGTGCGGACCCTCAACCTGCTGATTCGCTCTGCCCTGAAGCCCCTGGAATATGACCTGTTGCAAGATGCTGTGGTTCAGGGAGAAGTGGATGGTTTTCAATTGATCCGGGAAGCCAGCACCGCTGTGATCCAGAAAAAGCTGAATGTGTTTGTTGATGCCATTCGCAAATTGCTCTATTGA
- a CDS encoding AraC family transcriptional regulator, producing the protein MPVQDSMNYTSGYFCWLGKPGIPDHLHRHSDIELNLVCSGELTYLIGGHMQVLRADDFAIFWAVTPHRIVELKEGCELGVVHIPLTDFLRWALPQRLLHPIMHGEMVVHREDPQYDRMLFERWSQEARRLSRHLQVFEEDHAELQEIVYLEIQARLRRAARALGRNPEKVSTARAHTEDFTRVEMMATFVSSNYTDPLTVEDIARGVNLHPNYAMSLFKRTMGLTLLEYLTQHRLAHAQRLLITSNCSILDVALEAGFGSLSRFYAVFKNEVGISPRQYRNQRGT; encoded by the coding sequence ATGCCCGTTCAAGACAGTATGAATTACACTTCAGGTTATTTTTGCTGGCTGGGAAAGCCAGGCATTCCTGACCACCTGCACCGCCACAGTGACATTGAGCTCAACCTGGTGTGTTCTGGTGAACTCACCTACCTGATTGGAGGACACATGCAGGTGCTCAGGGCAGATGATTTTGCCATTTTCTGGGCCGTGACTCCCCACCGCATCGTGGAATTGAAAGAAGGCTGTGAACTGGGGGTGGTGCACATCCCACTCACTGATTTTTTGCGCTGGGCACTTCCCCAGAGGCTTCTCCATCCGATCATGCATGGAGAGATGGTGGTCCACCGGGAAGACCCGCAATATGACCGCATGCTGTTCGAGCGCTGGAGCCAGGAAGCCCGAAGGCTGTCCAGACATCTGCAGGTGTTCGAGGAAGACCATGCAGAACTGCAAGAGATTGTGTATCTGGAAATTCAGGCCCGCCTGAGACGGGCGGCAAGGGCCCTGGGCAGAAATCCCGAGAAGGTGAGCACTGCCCGGGCCCACACCGAGGACTTCACCCGTGTGGAGATGATGGCCACCTTTGTGTCTTCCAACTACACCGACCCCCTCACGGTGGAAGACATTGCCAGAGGCGTGAACCTGCACCCCAATTACGCCATGTCGCTTTTCAAGCGAACCATGGGCCTGACCCTGCTGGAATACCTGACCCAGCACCGACTGGCCCACGCCCAGAGGCTCCTCATCACTTCAAACTGCAGCATTCTGGATGTGGCCCTGGAAGCAGGTTTCGGGTCTCTGAGCCGATTTTATGCGGTGTTCAAAAACGAGGTGGGCATTTCTCCAAGACAGTACCGGAACCAGCGGGGCACCTGA
- a CDS encoding ThuA domain-containing protein — MIRVTIWNENRHEKRNPKVTAIYPEGIHGAIKQGLEAYGFDARTATLDEPEHGLTDEVLSSTDVLVWWGHLAHGDVSDEIVNKVHERVLAGMGLIVLHSGHFSKIFKKLMGTTCDLKWREANDKERLWVVNHSHPIMEGIGEYVEIDAEEMYGEPFDIPAPDELLMVSWFSGGEIFRSAVTYRRGLGKIFYFRPGHETYPTYHNAQVIRIIANGVKWTAPALHDARKFGNAKALEAGVE, encoded by the coding sequence ATGATTCGAGTCACCATCTGGAATGAAAACCGTCACGAGAAACGCAACCCCAAAGTGACCGCCATCTACCCTGAGGGCATTCACGGGGCCATCAAGCAGGGGCTGGAAGCCTACGGTTTTGATGCCAGAACGGCCACCCTGGACGAGCCCGAGCACGGTCTGACCGATGAGGTCCTCAGCAGCACCGATGTGCTGGTGTGGTGGGGCCACCTTGCCCACGGAGACGTCAGCGATGAGATTGTCAACAAGGTGCACGAGCGCGTTCTGGCCGGCATGGGCCTGATTGTGCTGCACTCTGGACACTTCTCCAAGATCTTCAAAAAGCTGATGGGCACCACCTGTGACCTGAAGTGGCGAGAAGCCAACGACAAAGAACGCCTGTGGGTGGTCAACCACTCCCACCCCATCATGGAAGGCATCGGCGAGTACGTGGAAATTGACGCCGAGGAAATGTACGGAGAGCCCTTCGACATTCCAGCTCCAGATGAACTCCTGATGGTGAGCTGGTTCTCCGGAGGGGAAATCTTCCGCAGTGCTGTCACTTACCGCAGAGGCCTCGGAAAAATCTTCTACTTCCGTCCCGGTCACGAAACCTACCCCACCTACCACAATGCCCAGGTGATCCGTATCATTGCGAACGGAGTGAAGTGGACTGCACCTGCCCTGCATGATGCCAGAAAATTCGGCAACGCAAAAGCCCTGGAAGCAGGAGTCGAGTGA
- a CDS encoding Gfo/Idh/MocA family protein has protein sequence MTTEVKPFRVALIGAGNIAGAHYRGYTAAGAQIVAFAEPFEVTRTRRTAEWAVPGYATVEELLENEDFEAVSICTPNAYHHDLTLKAARAGKHILCEKPLSMSIEQCDEMIEVCREAGVVLQTGHHLRSNLYVEQAKQIIEAGGIGKVTFIRLRQAHDWSGSETVSPAFGSIAQAGGGTMLDNGCHMYDLARHFVGDVKSIFARMATLKYDIEVEDVSVANLEFVSGALGSVENSWTATGWEEGFWIYGTQGVLECQIRNGIPRYMKHITRVGGNRDWSRPDEVTYNFTSEGGHPRQVVNFMRSIRDGQKVICTGEDGRESVRLVLQGYESARTGQPITLV, from the coding sequence ATGACCACAGAGGTGAAACCCTTCAGGGTCGCCCTGATTGGCGCTGGAAACATTGCAGGAGCCCACTACCGTGGATACACCGCTGCAGGAGCCCAGATTGTGGCCTTCGCAGAGCCTTTTGAGGTCACGCGGACACGCCGCACGGCTGAATGGGCTGTTCCCGGTTACGCCACCGTGGAAGAACTGCTGGAAAACGAGGACTTCGAGGCGGTCAGCATCTGCACCCCCAACGCCTACCACCACGACCTGACCCTCAAAGCGGCCCGTGCAGGCAAGCACATCCTCTGTGAAAAACCGCTTTCGATGTCCATTGAACAGTGCGATGAGATGATCGAGGTGTGCCGGGAGGCCGGAGTGGTGCTGCAAACCGGCCATCACCTCAGAAGCAACCTGTATGTGGAGCAGGCCAAGCAGATCATCGAGGCAGGAGGCATCGGCAAGGTGACCTTCATCCGCCTGCGTCAGGCGCACGACTGGAGCGGCAGTGAAACCGTTTCTCCAGCGTTCGGGTCCATTGCCCAGGCCGGAGGTGGCACCATGCTGGACAACGGATGCCACATGTACGATCTGGCGAGGCACTTTGTGGGGGATGTGAAAAGCATCTTTGCCCGCATGGCCACCCTGAAGTACGACATCGAAGTCGAAGATGTGAGTGTGGCCAATCTGGAATTCGTGTCTGGTGCACTTGGCAGTGTTGAAAACTCCTGGACGGCCACCGGATGGGAAGAGGGCTTCTGGATTTATGGCACCCAGGGTGTGCTGGAATGCCAGATCCGCAACGGCATCCCCAGGTACATGAAGCACATCACCCGTGTGGGTGGAAACCGTGACTGGAGCCGCCCCGATGAAGTGACCTACAACTTCACCTCTGAGGGTGGACACCCCAGACAGGTGGTGAACTTCATGCGCAGCATCCGGGACGGTCAGAAGGTCATCTGCACCGGTGAGGACGGACGTGAAAGCGTGCGTCTGGTGCTGCAGGGGTACGAGAGTGCCCGCACAGGTCAGCCCATCACCCTGGTGTGA
- a CDS encoding sugar phosphate isomerase/epimerase family protein, with amino-acid sequence MPRPVTLFTGQWADLPLTELAPLAKAMGYDGLELACWGDHFNVQEALSNPEYVKQKLELLHQHDLKVYAISNHLVGQAVCDLIDERHKAILPEHVWGDGDPEGVRRRAAEEIMDTARAAEKLGVKVVNGFTGSSIWHSIYAFPPTTQEFWEAGFEDFGKRWSAILDVFDQCDVNFALEVHPTEIAFDIATAERAIKAVNNHPRFGFNYDPSHLGYQHVDYIRFIRQFADRIFHVHMKDVWWGHGDGAVGVFGGHTNFGDHRRYWDFRSLGHGDIKFEDVIVALNDINYSGPLSVEWEDIRMDRVHGASESAAFVRKLDFTPSKLAFDAAFERK; translated from the coding sequence ATGCCAAGACCTGTGACACTTTTTACCGGACAGTGGGCCGATCTGCCCCTCACTGAACTCGCTCCTCTCGCCAAGGCCATGGGTTACGACGGGCTGGAACTCGCCTGCTGGGGCGACCACTTCAACGTGCAAGAAGCCCTCAGCAATCCTGAATACGTCAAGCAGAAACTCGAGCTCCTGCACCAGCACGACCTGAAAGTCTACGCCATCAGCAACCACCTGGTTGGACAGGCTGTGTGTGACCTGATTGACGAGCGCCATAAAGCCATCCTCCCCGAGCACGTCTGGGGTGATGGTGACCCGGAAGGGGTCAGAAGACGCGCCGCAGAAGAAATCATGGACACCGCACGCGCCGCAGAAAAACTTGGCGTGAAAGTTGTGAACGGTTTCACCGGTTCCTCCATCTGGCACTCCATCTACGCTTTCCCCCCAACCACCCAGGAGTTCTGGGAAGCGGGCTTCGAGGACTTCGGCAAGCGCTGGAGTGCCATTCTGGACGTGTTCGACCAGTGTGACGTGAATTTCGCCTTGGAAGTGCACCCCACCGAAATCGCCTTTGACATTGCCACTGCAGAGCGGGCCATCAAAGCCGTCAACAACCACCCCAGATTCGGGTTCAACTATGATCCCTCCCACCTGGGCTACCAGCATGTGGATTACATCCGCTTCATCCGCCAGTTTGCAGACCGCATCTTCCACGTGCACATGAAGGACGTCTGGTGGGGCCATGGAGACGGTGCTGTGGGTGTTTTTGGTGGGCACACCAACTTTGGGGATCACCGCCGTTACTGGGACTTCCGCAGCCTCGGACATGGGGACATCAAGTTTGAAGACGTGATTGTTGCGCTGAATGACATCAACTACTCGGGCCCTCTGAGTGTGGAGTGGGAAGACATCCGCATGGACCGGGTGCACGGGGCATCTGAGAGTGCTGCTTTTGTGCGCAAACTGGATTTTACCCCCTCCAAACTGGCTTTTGATGCCGCTTTCGAAAGGAAATAA
- a CDS encoding Gfo/Idh/MocA family protein, with translation MGLKYGMIGGGKDAFIGGVHRKAIALDSTAELVAGAFSSNPEKALASGKELGVKRNYPTWEAMLEGELALPEDERIDFVVIVTPNHMHYPTAKAFAEAGFNVVSDKPLVHTSEQAEDLVRIVKEKGVVFGVTYNYTGYPMVRQAREMVRRGDLGKIRKVIVEYNQGWLATRLEETGAKQADWRTDPKRSGIAGAMGDIGSHAENLMSTITGLHISHICADLTTFVEGRQLDDDGNVLLKFDNSGKGVLIASQIEIGMENDLRIRVFGEKGTLVWHQEDPNYLEFHKLGEPMQILKRGNDYLCDAAKKATRIPSGHPEAFLEAFANIYRGVAEAIEARKAGQPLTEFEFPTVEDGTIGVRFIEKVVESSQSDQKWTEF, from the coding sequence ATGGGTCTGAAATACGGCATGATCGGGGGCGGCAAAGACGCCTTCATCGGAGGGGTGCACCGCAAGGCCATTGCGCTGGATTCCACCGCAGAACTGGTTGCAGGTGCGTTTTCCAGCAACCCTGAGAAAGCACTGGCTTCTGGCAAAGAACTGGGTGTCAAGAGAAATTACCCGACCTGGGAAGCCATGCTGGAAGGTGAACTGGCCCTCCCTGAGGACGAGCGCATTGATTTTGTGGTGATCGTGACCCCCAACCACATGCACTACCCCACTGCGAAAGCTTTCGCTGAAGCGGGTTTCAACGTGGTCAGCGACAAACCCCTGGTGCACACCAGCGAACAGGCCGAAGACCTGGTGCGCATTGTCAAAGAAAAAGGGGTGGTGTTCGGGGTGACCTACAACTACACCGGATACCCCATGGTCCGTCAGGCCCGTGAGATGGTGCGCAGGGGAGATCTGGGCAAAATCCGCAAGGTGATTGTGGAGTACAACCAGGGCTGGCTTGCCACCCGTCTGGAAGAAACCGGAGCCAAACAGGCCGACTGGCGCACCGACCCCAAACGCTCTGGCATTGCTGGAGCGATGGGAGACATTGGCTCTCACGCCGAGAACCTGATGAGCACCATCACCGGACTGCACATTTCCCACATCTGCGCAGACCTGACCACATTTGTGGAAGGCAGGCAACTGGACGATGACGGCAATGTGCTGCTGAAATTCGACAACAGCGGAAAAGGGGTCCTGATTGCCTCCCAGATCGAGATCGGGATGGAGAACGACCTGAGAATCCGGGTGTTTGGTGAGAAGGGCACGCTGGTGTGGCATCAGGAAGATCCAAATTACCTCGAGTTTCATAAGCTGGGTGAACCGATGCAGATCCTGAAACGCGGGAATGACTACCTGTGTGATGCCGCGAAGAAAGCCACCCGCATTCCATCTGGTCACCCTGAAGCGTTCCTGGAAGCCTTTGCCAACATTTACCGGGGAGTGGCGGAGGCCATTGAAGCCAGAAAAGCAGGCCAGCCTCTGACAGAGTTCGAGTTTCCCACGGTGGAAGATGGCACCATTGGGGTGCGTTTCATTGAGAAAGTGGTGGAAAGCAGCCAGAGTGACCAGAAATGGACCGAGTTCTGA
- a CDS encoding aminopeptidase, with protein MLTFEQKLRNYAEIALHIGLGIQPGQRLLITCPIDGAQLARKVTELAYQAGACIVEVLWEDDAVLLSRFQHSSIQNFDEVSWWRGQIHLEYAQSGDPILSIRASDPGLLKGQDPEKVNTLQMAVQASRKEYLKHVYGNTFPWSIVAVPIPGWSSSVFPDLPAAEQHTRMWDAIFAATRADQPDALELWREHIAALGMRAAALNAKQYTALHFRSAGTDLMVGLPENHSWESALHHTTSGLPFFANIPSEEVFTLPHREKVDGVVRNTRPLSHMGQLIDGFELTFKNGQVVDFRAKQGEDALGKLLATDEGATHLGEVALVSASSPIQQSGILFYTTLFDENAASHLAFGQAYPGNLRDGQDLSPEAFQARGGNRSLIHVDFMMGSEDMDVDGILLDGTHEPVMHHGEFVF; from the coding sequence ATGTTGACATTTGAACAGAAACTGCGCAATTACGCAGAAATTGCGCTGCACATAGGCCTTGGAATTCAGCCAGGGCAACGCCTGCTGATCACTTGCCCCATAGACGGTGCACAACTGGCCCGCAAAGTCACTGAATTGGCCTATCAGGCCGGAGCCTGCATTGTGGAGGTGCTCTGGGAAGATGATGCGGTCCTGCTCAGCCGTTTTCAGCACTCCAGCATTCAGAATTTTGACGAGGTGTCCTGGTGGCGCGGTCAAATTCATCTGGAATATGCCCAGAGCGGGGACCCCATTCTGTCCATCCGGGCCAGTGATCCCGGGCTGCTGAAAGGACAGGACCCGGAAAAAGTGAACACCCTCCAGATGGCTGTTCAGGCCTCCAGAAAAGAGTATCTGAAACACGTTTATGGCAACACTTTTCCCTGGTCCATCGTCGCTGTGCCCATTCCGGGCTGGTCATCCTCGGTTTTTCCTGATTTGCCTGCAGCAGAACAGCACACCCGAATGTGGGACGCCATTTTTGCTGCAACACGGGCAGACCAGCCAGATGCCCTGGAATTGTGGAGAGAGCACATTGCAGCATTGGGCATGCGTGCCGCTGCGCTGAACGCAAAGCAGTACACTGCTCTGCATTTCAGGAGTGCTGGCACCGACCTGATGGTGGGACTGCCTGAAAACCATTCCTGGGAAAGTGCCCTCCACCACACCACCAGTGGGCTTCCCTTTTTTGCAAACATCCCCTCTGAAGAGGTGTTCACCCTTCCCCACCGTGAAAAAGTCGATGGAGTGGTGCGCAACACCCGTCCCCTCAGCCACATGGGGCAGTTGATTGACGGGTTCGAGCTCACTTTCAAAAACGGTCAGGTCGTGGACTTCAGGGCCAAGCAGGGAGAGGATGCCCTGGGTAAACTGCTGGCCACGGATGAAGGGGCAACCCATCTGGGAGAAGTGGCACTGGTCTCTGCGTCCAGCCCGATCCAGCAGTCCGGAATCCTGTTTTACACCACCCTGTTCGACGAAAACGCAGCTTCGCATCTGGCGTTTGGACAGGCGTATCCCGGCAATTTGCGAGACGGCCAGGACCTGTCTCCAGAGGCTTTCCAGGCCCGTGGCGGCAACAGGAGCCTGATCCACGTGGATTTCATGATGGGCAGTGAAGACATGGATGTGGACGGCATCCTGCTTGACGGCACCCATGAACCGGTGATGCATCACGGTGAATTTGTGTTCTGA
- a CDS encoding transglycosylase domain-containing protein, whose product MRVLALIFRWMLLLLLLGAIALGILLYRWQPDLSKVPSLRNLQYGGRAILLDQEGRLLRVVSVSPEGHVQPARKFLSAGQISPWLQRAVVASEDERFHQHSGVDFRGLSRALWKTVSGDLEGGSTITQQVVKNTLLADFRGARTPERKVKEAMLALEVEKQFSKEEILNLYLNLIYWGVGRTDLIGAQDAARAYFNKNAKDLNLAESVYLAVLLPTPARYNDYKGYRPLMKNLLDRMVKNGTITPSEADQAWKFPLKPAGWTVKYDKNGNLLSARLTDAEARKKNFPQPEYQYADAFLDQVERELLKHVKKEAFFTSDIKVYTTLNRKAQLAAEQASIKANVPKGATLGIALIDPHSGDVQALVGQKLNDGIAEQWNHAVRSRRQVGSSIKPLLYTLALSKGWNQTDMVMDQPLKGKYQPQNYSGSYTGKPIMLRAALDHSLNLPTVRLLQKVGVTPFKQKLSLMGLHPDPQAGLSIGIGALEATPLEMAAAYAPFASGGMYRTPRFIQKITANGEVLTVVKQSTPVRVWSEPVAYMGLDMIRGVVNDLTPAQGGLGWNARIPGWPVGGKTGTTNDVKDLWFVGVTPKLAGAVWVGRSNNTAMPRNAYSGTVAAPIWQKALALALKGERGVAFNKPSSIRTREVAGVYMAFLKPQQVQPDATLLAAAKTSPVRPVQKAVQKTTQKIRASSTTIRTVQNKTVSQSTLAARRLAEARRQATVVRQQQLLRQAQARRQAALNTQRLEQRRRALRAQQIRKQSAFIERQQQKARIARLLNAKTRKHFEKQYRKYVKQNHR is encoded by the coding sequence ATGCGCGTTTTGGCTTTGATTTTTCGATGGATGCTTTTATTGCTGCTGCTGGGCGCCATTGCCCTGGGAATCTTGCTGTACCGCTGGCAACCAGACCTGAGCAAAGTCCCGTCTTTGCGCAACCTCCAGTACGGGGGAAGGGCCATTCTACTCGATCAGGAGGGGCGTCTTCTGAGGGTGGTTTCGGTGTCGCCTGAAGGACACGTGCAGCCTGCCAGGAAGTTCCTCTCTGCAGGACAGATCAGCCCCTGGCTGCAAAGGGCCGTGGTGGCCAGTGAAGATGAACGCTTTCACCAGCACTCCGGGGTGGATTTCCGGGGCCTCTCCCGTGCGCTGTGGAAAACCGTCTCGGGGGACCTGGAGGGGGGAAGCACCATCACACAACAGGTGGTGAAAAACACCCTGCTGGCAGATTTCCGGGGAGCCCGCACCCCCGAACGCAAAGTGAAAGAGGCGATGCTGGCCCTGGAAGTGGAAAAACAGTTCTCCAAGGAGGAGATTCTCAACCTCTACCTGAACCTGATCTACTGGGGGGTGGGGCGCACAGACCTGATTGGTGCCCAGGATGCTGCGCGGGCCTACTTCAACAAGAATGCAAAAGACCTGAACCTGGCAGAGAGCGTCTATCTGGCCGTGCTGTTGCCCACCCCTGCACGCTACAACGATTACAAAGGGTACCGTCCCCTGATGAAAAACCTTCTGGACCGCATGGTGAAAAATGGAACCATCACCCCCAGTGAGGCAGATCAGGCCTGGAAGTTCCCCCTGAAACCTGCAGGCTGGACCGTTAAATACGACAAAAACGGCAACCTGCTCAGTGCCAGATTGACAGATGCAGAAGCCCGCAAGAAGAACTTCCCACAACCCGAGTACCAGTATGCGGATGCCTTCCTGGATCAGGTGGAACGGGAACTGCTGAAGCACGTCAAAAAAGAGGCTTTCTTCACTTCGGACATCAAGGTGTACACCACCCTCAACCGCAAGGCACAGCTTGCTGCAGAGCAGGCCAGCATCAAAGCAAACGTCCCGAAAGGGGCCACCCTGGGCATTGCCCTGATCGATCCACACTCAGGCGATGTGCAGGCCCTGGTGGGACAGAAACTGAACGATGGCATTGCAGAGCAGTGGAACCATGCTGTGCGGTCCAGAAGGCAGGTGGGAAGTTCGATCAAGCCCCTGCTGTACACCCTGGCCCTCTCGAAAGGCTGGAACCAGACCGACATGGTGATGGACCAGCCCCTGAAAGGCAAATACCAGCCTCAGAATTACAGCGGCAGTTACACCGGAAAGCCCATCATGCTGCGGGCTGCACTGGACCACAGCCTGAACCTGCCCACCGTGAGGCTGCTGCAGAAAGTGGGCGTGACTCCTTTCAAGCAGAAGCTTTCCCTGATGGGTTTGCATCCTGATCCGCAGGCAGGTCTGTCCATCGGCATTGGTGCGCTGGAGGCCACTCCGCTGGAAATGGCTGCTGCCTATGCTCCTTTCGCAAGTGGTGGCATGTACCGGACTCCCCGGTTCATCCAGAAAATCACTGCCAATGGAGAGGTCCTGACCGTGGTGAAGCAAAGCACACCTGTCCGGGTCTGGAGCGAGCCTGTGGCCTACATGGGCCTGGACATGATCCGGGGCGTGGTGAATGACCTGACGCCAGCACAGGGCGGTCTGGGCTGGAACGCCCGCATTCCGGGCTGGCCAGTGGGAGGCAAGACCGGAACCACCAATGACGTGAAGGACCTGTGGTTCGTGGGGGTCACACCGAAACTGGCTGGAGCGGTCTGGGTGGGCAGAAGCAACAACACCGCCATGCCCAGAAACGCTTACAGTGGCACCGTTGCTGCACCCATCTGGCAGAAAGCCCTGGCTCTGGCGCTCAAAGGTGAAAGGGGGGTGGCGTTCAACAAACCCTCCAGCATCCGCACCCGCGAGGTGGCCGGGGTGTACATGGCCTTCCTGAAGCCCCAGCAGGTGCAGCCTGATGCCACCTTGCTGGCGGCTGCAAAAACCAGTCCTGTCAGGCCTGTTCAGAAAGCCGTTCAGAAAACCACTCAGAAAATCCGGGCTTCCAGCACCACCATCAGAACAGTTCAAAACAAAACAGTCTCCCAGAGCACCCTGGCAGCCAGACGCCTTGCTGAAGCACGCAGACAGGCGACTGTCGTACGACAGCAGCAACTGCTCAGGCAGGCCCAGGCCAGGAGACAGGCTGCCCTGAATACCCAGCGTCTGGAGCAAAGACGACGTGCCCTGAGGGCACAACAGATCCGGAAGCAATCTGCTTTCATTGAACGTCAGCAGCAGAAAGCCAGGATTGCCCGCCTCCTGAATGCCAAAACCCGCAAGCATTTTGAAAAGCAGTACAGGAAATACGTTAAACAGAACCACCGCTGA
- a CDS encoding SDR family oxidoreductase, producing MKRKPLNEQVMVITGASSGIGLATAQQAAKAGAKVVLAARNGQVLEKIVQDIQQAGGEATFVVADVSRREDVEKIAQHATEQYGGFDTWVNNAGVGLWGKIEDIPEEDARRLLDADFWGMVHGSLVALPTLKERGGALINLGSVESDVAFPLQAFYGASKHAIKAFTRSLRMELMHDRAPVSVTLIKPSAIASPFFQKARYYTGLQPWASPPHYSPKEVAHAILTTATRPHAEIHVGMAASALATFGMLAPGVTEWMFAKWVIYSELRRNPGQPRAGNLFETASEGVVEAEQHPVRTSYYTRLRLVPGAKLGMILILGVLLGMVVGRKR from the coding sequence GTGAAACGCAAACCCTTAAACGAACAGGTCATGGTCATCACCGGAGCATCCAGCGGCATTGGACTTGCCACAGCACAACAGGCTGCAAAAGCAGGTGCAAAGGTCGTTCTTGCAGCAAGAAATGGTCAGGTTCTCGAAAAGATCGTTCAGGACATCCAGCAGGCAGGTGGAGAGGCCACTTTCGTGGTTGCAGATGTCTCCCGCCGGGAAGATGTTGAAAAGATTGCACAGCACGCCACCGAGCAGTACGGTGGGTTCGACACCTGGGTGAACAATGCAGGCGTGGGCCTGTGGGGCAAAATCGAGGACATCCCCGAAGAGGACGCAAGACGCCTGCTGGATGCAGATTTCTGGGGCATGGTGCACGGGTCTCTGGTGGCCCTGCCCACACTGAAAGAAAGAGGAGGGGCCCTGATCAACCTGGGCAGTGTGGAATCCGATGTGGCCTTTCCCCTGCAGGCGTTTTACGGGGCCAGCAAGCATGCCATCAAAGCCTTCACACGCTCCCTGAGGATGGAACTCATGCATGACCGGGCACCCGTCTCGGTGACCCTGATCAAACCCTCAGCCATTGCCAGTCCCTTCTTTCAGAAAGCCCGGTATTACACGGGGCTGCAACCCTGGGCTTCCCCTCCCCATTACAGTCCGAAGGAAGTGGCCCATGCCATTTTGACCACTGCCACACGCCCCCACGCAGAAATTCATGTGGGCATGGCTGCCTCTGCGCTGGCAACTTTCGGCATGCTGGCCCCCGGAGTGACCGAATGGATGTTCGCAAAGTGGGTCATTTACAGCGAGTTGCGCCGAAACCCGGGGCAGCCCAGGGCCGGCAACCTGTTTGAAACAGCCTCCGAGGGTGTGGTGGAAGCAGAACAACACCCCGTGCGAACCAGTTATTACACCCGTCTGCGTCTGGTGCCTGGTGCCAAACTGGGGATGATCCTGATTCTGGGCGTGTTGCTGGGGATGGTGGTGGGGAGGAAGAGGTAA